The Acanthopagrus latus isolate v.2019 chromosome 13, fAcaLat1.1, whole genome shotgun sequence genome contains a region encoding:
- the btg3 gene encoding protein BTG3, translating into MRREIAAVVFFLKRLVKKREKLESDKIELFVERLAVALQEKFKGHWYPENPSKGQAYRCIRVNRLHRQDPELLRACQESGVQYSDLGLPRELTLWVDPGEVCCRYGEQNPCFSVATFANDEEEDKDVAKKVTSALERVTSDYHSGSSSDEESVHTSPLTISNSRCSYQAMNPAAPTWHPKKMVPGKGPILPRPHYGFRPRGRGAHTPRHNLWVPPCYRGGPGYWDTNQNLAYCYS; encoded by the exons ATGAGGAGAGAAATTGCAGCTGTGGTGTTCTTCCTGAAGAGACTCgtgaaaaagagggagaagttGGAGTCGGACAAAATCGAGCTGTTTGTTGAGAGGCTTGCTGTCGCGCTGCAGGAGAAGTTCAAGGGCCACTGGTACCCAGAAAACCCCAGCAAAGGACAGGCATACAG GTGCATCAGAGTGAACAGGTTACACAGGCAGGATCCAGAGCTGCTTCGGGCCTGTCAGGAGAGTGGGGTTCAGTACAGTGATCTGGGACTACCCCGCGAACTCACTCTGTGGGTGGACCCTGGGGAAGTCTGTTGCAG ATATGGAGAGCAAAATCCTTGTTTCTCAGTGGCCACTTTCGCCaacgatgaggaggaggacaaagatgTTGCGAAGAAGGTGACAAGTGCTTTGGAGAGGGTGACGTCAGACTACCACTCAGGTTCTTCTTCTGATGAGGAGAGTGTACACACCTCGCCCCTCACTATCTCCAACAGCCGCTGTTCTTACCAG GCAATGAATCCAGCTGCTCCTACATGGCATCCTAAGAAGATGGTTCCAGGGAAGGGTCCCATTCTTCCTCGGCCTCACTACGGCTTCAGGCCTCGTGGCAGAGGTGCCCACACACCAAGGCATAATCTATGGGTCCCTCCTTGCTATAGAGGAGGGCCTGGATATTGGGACACAAACCAAAATCTGGCATATTGTTACAGTTAG
- the c13h21orf91 gene encoding protein EURL homolog isoform X2: MPAPFNVSSRMPCSGISSATLLHSKSLRGHRDCFEKCHLIANQKLSRSKVSRSAYEGMKLALSQKLNRIIQYAQNKDSVSSNGPSRRGSKLLCYSQQSDCKLLPQSDAQVPRYTPCWDRGKATGLPDYAMGMLECHTAEELGILQESQSDVWPVDSRKGLHNRNQSSGGGQPQHRHQGHSRDELTEMSVDELHQLNAQLLMQIQKVFEELTVAVQEKDSLASELHVRHIAIEQLFKNCAKLPWLHISRAGVKASNSSGPVE; encoded by the exons ATGCCTGCTCCATTTAATGTTTCATCCAGGATGCCATGTTCTG GCATCTCCTCTGCTACATTGTTGCACTCAAAGTCCCTGCGCGGCCACAGAGACTGCTTTGAGAAATGCCACCTCATCGCCAACCAGAAGCTGTCACGTTCCAAGGTCTCCCGAAGTGCCTATGAGGGCATGAAGTTGGCCCTTAGCCAGAAACTGAACCGCATCATCCAGTACGCCCAGAACAAAGACTCTGTCTCCTCCAACGGTCCCAGCAGACGGGGTTCCAAGCTTCTTTGTTACAGCCAGCAGAGTGACTGCAAGCTGCTTCCCCAGTCGGATGCCCAGGTGCCCCGGTACACGCCCTGCTGGGACAGGGGCAAAGCAACTGGGCTGCCTGACTACGCCATGGGGATGCTGGAATGccacacagcagaggagctAGGAATCCTGCAAGAGTCACAATCTGATGTTTGGCCTGTTGACAGCAGGAAAGGCCTTCACAACCGTAATCAGTCGTCGGGAGGAGGACAGCCACAGCACAGACACCAGGGCCACAGCAGAGATGAAT tgactgaaatgagtgtgGACGAGCTCCATCAGCTGAATGCCCAACTTCTGATGCAGATTCAAA AAGTCTTCGAGGAGCTGACAGTGGCTGTGCAAGAGAAAGACTCATTGGCATCAGAGCTGCATGTGCGTCACATCGCCATCGAGCAGCTCTTTAAGAACTGTGCCAAGCTGCCCTGGCTGCACATTAGCAGGGCTGGGGTCAAGGCCAGCAACAGCAGCGGCCCTGTGGAgtga
- the c13h21orf91 gene encoding protein EURL homolog isoform X1 translates to MDEEEQFVNIDLNDDNICSVCKLETETGTLSFCHVCFELSIEGISSATLLHSKSLRGHRDCFEKCHLIANQKLSRSKVSRSAYEGMKLALSQKLNRIIQYAQNKDSVSSNGPSRRGSKLLCYSQQSDCKLLPQSDAQVPRYTPCWDRGKATGLPDYAMGMLECHTAEELGILQESQSDVWPVDSRKGLHNRNQSSGGGQPQHRHQGHSRDELTEMSVDELHQLNAQLLMQIQKVFEELTVAVQEKDSLASELHVRHIAIEQLFKNCAKLPWLHISRAGVKASNSSGPVE, encoded by the exons atggatgaagaggagcagtTCGTCAACATTGATCTGAACGATGACAATATCTGTAGTGTCTGCAAGCTCGAGACAGAAACGGGCACCTTGTCTTTCTGCCATGTCTGCTTTGAACTCAGCATTGAAG GCATCTCCTCTGCTACATTGTTGCACTCAAAGTCCCTGCGCGGCCACAGAGACTGCTTTGAGAAATGCCACCTCATCGCCAACCAGAAGCTGTCACGTTCCAAGGTCTCCCGAAGTGCCTATGAGGGCATGAAGTTGGCCCTTAGCCAGAAACTGAACCGCATCATCCAGTACGCCCAGAACAAAGACTCTGTCTCCTCCAACGGTCCCAGCAGACGGGGTTCCAAGCTTCTTTGTTACAGCCAGCAGAGTGACTGCAAGCTGCTTCCCCAGTCGGATGCCCAGGTGCCCCGGTACACGCCCTGCTGGGACAGGGGCAAAGCAACTGGGCTGCCTGACTACGCCATGGGGATGCTGGAATGccacacagcagaggagctAGGAATCCTGCAAGAGTCACAATCTGATGTTTGGCCTGTTGACAGCAGGAAAGGCCTTCACAACCGTAATCAGTCGTCGGGAGGAGGACAGCCACAGCACAGACACCAGGGCCACAGCAGAGATGAAT tgactgaaatgagtgtgGACGAGCTCCATCAGCTGAATGCCCAACTTCTGATGCAGATTCAAA AAGTCTTCGAGGAGCTGACAGTGGCTGTGCAAGAGAAAGACTCATTGGCATCAGAGCTGCATGTGCGTCACATCGCCATCGAGCAGCTCTTTAAGAACTGTGCCAAGCTGCCCTGGCTGCACATTAGCAGGGCTGGGGTCAAGGCCAGCAACAGCAGCGGCCCTGTGGAgtga